One Thauera sp. K11 DNA window includes the following coding sequences:
- a CDS encoding nuclear transport factor 2 family protein translates to MSDSKKLRRLEARLERFEAEHAIRACMDRYMVLCDALDAATPLDELAGLFTRDAIWEGVGDKYRDSFGRIQGRAALREMFGKYMTEPAHFALNVHFLTSELIEVHAADAARGNWVMLQTSTFASGASHLNAARLTVDFVRGKSGWRMSHFRTRNLFSRPIDAWNRTEPLPVPH, encoded by the coding sequence ATGTCCGACAGCAAGAAGCTGCGCCGCCTCGAGGCCCGCCTCGAACGCTTCGAGGCCGAGCACGCCATCCGCGCCTGCATGGACCGCTACATGGTGCTGTGCGATGCGCTCGACGCGGCCACGCCGCTGGACGAACTGGCCGGGCTGTTCACCAGAGACGCGATCTGGGAAGGCGTGGGCGACAAGTACCGCGACTCCTTCGGCCGCATCCAGGGGCGCGCGGCGCTGCGGGAGATGTTCGGCAAGTACATGACCGAGCCGGCCCACTTCGCGCTCAACGTGCATTTCCTGACCTCCGAACTGATCGAGGTGCATGCCGCCGATGCCGCCCGCGGCAACTGGGTGATGTTGCAGACCTCGACCTTCGCCAGCGGCGCTTCGCACCTGAACGCCGCCCGGCTGACGGTGGATTTCGTGCGCGGCAAGAGCGGGTGGCGGATGTCGCACTTCCGCACCCGGAACCTCTTCAGCCGGCCGATCGACGCGTGGAACCGGACCGAACCGCTGCCGGTGCCGCACTGA
- a CDS encoding SDR family NAD(P)-dependent oxidoreductase encodes MSQVALVTGAAQGLGNAIAGQLHAAGYKVAVTDRIEELAREAAARLDAGGATALALKLDVKRKEDFEAALAAVVAKWGGLQVAVNNAAMTPTTPVMQITAEEFDEVIAVNLRGTLFGCQVFGAHMAAAGYGRIINLASLAGQNGGTASGAHYASSKGAILTLNKIFARELAASNVTVNAIAPGPMELPSVRAAVPPERLEKLIEAIPVRRLGNPTFVADLVVKLASPEADFTTGATWDVNGGIFMR; translated from the coding sequence ATGTCGCAGGTCGCCCTGGTCACGGGAGCCGCGCAGGGCCTGGGGAACGCCATCGCCGGGCAACTGCACGCGGCCGGCTACAAGGTCGCCGTCACCGACCGCATCGAGGAACTGGCGCGCGAGGCCGCAGCGCGGCTCGACGCCGGCGGCGCCACCGCGCTGGCCCTCAAGCTCGACGTCAAGCGCAAGGAGGATTTCGAGGCGGCGCTGGCGGCGGTCGTGGCGAAGTGGGGCGGGCTGCAGGTGGCGGTGAACAACGCCGCGATGACGCCCACCACCCCGGTGATGCAGATCACCGCCGAGGAGTTCGACGAGGTGATCGCGGTCAACCTGCGCGGCACGCTGTTCGGCTGCCAGGTGTTCGGTGCGCACATGGCCGCGGCCGGGTACGGGCGCATCATCAACCTCGCCTCGCTCGCGGGGCAGAACGGCGGCACCGCGTCGGGCGCGCACTACGCCTCGTCCAAGGGCGCGATCCTGACGCTGAACAAGATCTTCGCCCGCGAACTGGCCGCCTCCAACGTCACCGTCAACGCGATCGCGCCGGGGCCGATGGAACTGCCCTCGGTGCGCGCGGCGGTGCCGCCCGAACGGCTGGAGAAGCTGATCGAGGCCATCCCCGTGCGCCGGCTGGGCAATCCGACGTTCGTCGCCGACCTCGTCGTCAAGCTCGCCTCGCCCGAGGCCGACTTCACCACCGGGGCCACCTGGGATGTGAACGGCGGCATCTTCATGCGCTGA
- a CDS encoding branched-chain amino acid ABC transporter permease: MDLTIALMLAQDGLTNGAIYALLALALVLVFAVTRVICIQQGEFVAYGALTLAMMQSGSVPATVWLLVALGAAVAVLDGAAALKAGQGRRLAAVLGWNLAGPLALAGLLAVLPVPSLPLAVQVGLALAVVVPMGPFMYRLVYQPIASAPVLILLIVSVAVHVAMVGLGLLFFGAEGQRTPAFSDASLEVGPLLVSGQTLWVIVASLVLIVGLYQFFERTLYGKALRATAINRVGARLMGISPSLAGKLTFFLAALIGALSGVLIAPLTTIYYDTGFLIGLKGFVAAIIGGLASYPIAALGAVAVGLLEAFSSFWASAYKEVIVFTLIIPVLLWRSLTSRHVEEEE, from the coding sequence ATGGATCTGACGATAGCGCTGATGCTGGCCCAGGACGGGCTGACGAACGGAGCGATCTACGCGCTGCTGGCCTTGGCGCTGGTGCTGGTGTTCGCGGTGACGCGGGTGATCTGCATCCAGCAGGGGGAATTCGTGGCGTACGGGGCGCTGACGCTGGCGATGATGCAGTCGGGGTCGGTGCCGGCGACGGTGTGGCTGCTGGTGGCGCTGGGCGCGGCGGTGGCGGTGCTCGACGGCGCGGCGGCGCTCAAGGCCGGGCAGGGTCGCCGGCTGGCGGCGGTGCTGGGCTGGAACCTCGCCGGCCCGCTGGCGCTGGCGGGCCTGCTGGCGGTGCTGCCGGTCCCGTCCCTGCCGCTGGCGGTGCAGGTGGGGCTGGCGCTGGCGGTGGTGGTGCCGATGGGCCCCTTCATGTACCGGCTCGTCTACCAGCCCATCGCCTCGGCGCCGGTGCTGATCCTGCTGATCGTCTCGGTGGCGGTGCACGTGGCCATGGTCGGGCTGGGGCTGCTGTTCTTCGGTGCCGAAGGCCAGCGCACCCCGGCCTTCAGCGACGCCAGCCTCGAAGTGGGGCCGCTCTTGGTGTCGGGGCAGACGCTGTGGGTGATCGTGGCCTCGCTGGTGCTCATCGTCGGGCTGTACCAGTTCTTCGAGCGCACGCTGTACGGCAAGGCCCTGCGCGCCACGGCGATCAACCGGGTGGGGGCGCGGCTGATGGGCATCTCGCCGTCGCTGGCGGGCAAGCTCACCTTCTTCCTGGCGGCGCTGATCGGCGCGCTGTCGGGCGTGCTGATCGCCCCCCTCACCACCATCTACTACGACACCGGCTTCCTGATCGGGCTGAAGGGGTTCGTGGCCGCCATCATCGGCGGACTGGCCAGCTACCCGATCGCCGCGCTGGGCGCGGTCGCGGTGGGGCTGCTCGAAGCGTTCTCCTCGTTCTGGGCCAGCGCCTACAAGGAAGTCATCGTCTTCACCCTGATCATCCCGGTGCTGCTGTGGCGCTCGCTCACCAGCCGGCACGTGGAGGAAGAAGAATGA
- a CDS encoding aromatic ring-hydroxylating oxygenase subunit alpha: MTNKTDAHQTLTLGDRVQADRVHTSLYTDPAIFEQEMDKIFSSTWVWVAHASEIPEAGSYKNTYIGRQPVIAVRDRKQQVHVLLNRCRHRAATVCEGKKGKTNSFVCPYHGWSYSLDGALRGVPHPESYADQLDKGELGLVSLRVEEYAGMIFATFKDDIEPLADYLGPAKKWIDLFMKQGGGYPVKVLGEHRFRFPGNWKIQLENTTDAYHFPLVHKSFLSSVDKQTEEMLDFVGGPGYVEDLGNGHSVMVMIPQLIDLEENLDAPIPGRFAELAEQLRAEQYPEQEVRRIVRAVGGSGFNLNIFPNVACSMAFFRVLQPISVIETEIHHAVITMDGGPQAANQARLRLHEHFQGPMGFGTPDDSEAWERVQKGAGAGTDLWIMLNRGLPGEKPTADGRASDVSAETGMRAAYQQWKKLMTA; this comes from the coding sequence ATGACGAACAAGACCGACGCGCATCAGACGCTCACGCTGGGTGACCGGGTCCAGGCGGACCGCGTGCATACCTCGCTCTACACCGATCCCGCCATCTTCGAGCAGGAGATGGACAAGATCTTCTCCAGCACCTGGGTGTGGGTGGCCCATGCCAGCGAGATCCCCGAGGCGGGCAGCTACAAGAACACCTACATCGGCCGCCAGCCGGTCATCGCCGTGCGCGACCGCAAGCAGCAGGTGCACGTGCTGCTCAACCGCTGCCGCCACCGCGCCGCCACCGTGTGCGAAGGCAAGAAGGGCAAGACCAACAGCTTCGTCTGTCCCTACCACGGCTGGAGCTACTCGCTGGACGGCGCGCTGCGTGGCGTGCCGCATCCCGAGAGCTACGCCGACCAGCTCGACAAGGGCGAACTGGGGCTGGTGAGCCTGCGCGTGGAAGAGTACGCCGGCATGATCTTCGCCACCTTCAAGGACGACATCGAGCCGCTGGCCGACTACCTCGGCCCGGCGAAGAAGTGGATTGATCTGTTCATGAAGCAGGGCGGCGGCTACCCCGTCAAGGTGCTGGGCGAACACCGCTTCCGCTTCCCCGGCAACTGGAAGATCCAGCTCGAGAACACCACCGACGCCTACCACTTCCCGCTGGTGCACAAGTCCTTCCTCAGCTCGGTCGACAAGCAGACCGAAGAGATGCTCGACTTCGTCGGCGGCCCCGGCTACGTCGAGGACCTGGGCAACGGCCACAGCGTGATGGTGATGATCCCGCAACTGATCGACCTCGAGGAAAACCTCGACGCGCCCATCCCCGGGCGCTTCGCCGAGCTGGCCGAGCAGTTGCGCGCCGAGCAGTACCCCGAGCAGGAAGTGCGCCGCATCGTGCGCGCGGTGGGCGGTTCGGGCTTCAACCTGAACATCTTCCCCAACGTCGCCTGCTCCATGGCCTTCTTCCGCGTGCTGCAGCCGATCTCGGTGATCGAGACCGAGATCCACCACGCGGTGATCACGATGGACGGCGGCCCGCAGGCCGCCAACCAGGCGCGGCTGCGGCTGCACGAACACTTCCAGGGGCCGATGGGCTTCGGCACGCCGGACGACTCCGAAGCCTGGGAGCGCGTGCAGAAGGGCGCGGGCGCCGGTACCGACCTGTGGATCATGCTGAACCGGGGGCTGCCGGGCGAGAAGCCGACGGCCGACGGGCGGGCGAGCGACGTGAGTGCCGAGACCGGCATGCGCGCCGCCTACCAGCAGTGGAAGAAACTGATGACCGCCTGA
- a CDS encoding ABC transporter substrate-binding protein gives MKLKHLAGSLLIAALSVGTAFAQVKVGVISSSTGPIAMVGIPQKNTVALLPAKAGGQAIEYIAIDDGSDPTASVVAVKKLISEHKVDAIVGPSGSPNAMGAIQFVAEAGVPLLAPVGTAAVVLPMDDKKKWVFKTTQNDGLIASALLDHMAATGVKTVGFIGTADPYGENWAKVFAEGAAQKGIKIVADERFQRQDTSVTAQALKVIGTRPDAVLIAAPGTPAVLPQLALVERGYKGKFYQTHGAALPDFLKLGGKKVEGTILAASLMLVLDQVPDTHPSKTIARNYVAAYEKLYGAVPATFGGNVFDAGLLLEKAIPLALAKGKPGTAEFRSALRDALEQTRELPATQGVYNMTPTDHSGFDERGRELITVVNGNWSLLK, from the coding sequence ATGAAGCTCAAGCATCTTGCCGGTTCCTTGTTGATCGCCGCGCTGTCGGTCGGCACCGCCTTCGCGCAGGTCAAGGTCGGCGTCATCTCCTCCTCCACCGGTCCGATCGCGATGGTCGGCATCCCGCAGAAGAACACCGTCGCCCTGCTGCCGGCCAAGGCCGGCGGGCAGGCGATCGAATACATCGCCATCGACGACGGCAGCGACCCCACCGCGTCGGTCGTCGCGGTGAAGAAGCTCATCTCCGAGCACAAGGTCGATGCCATCGTCGGGCCGTCCGGCTCGCCGAACGCGATGGGCGCGATCCAGTTCGTCGCCGAGGCGGGCGTGCCGCTGCTGGCGCCGGTGGGCACCGCGGCCGTGGTGCTGCCGATGGACGACAAGAAGAAGTGGGTGTTCAAGACCACCCAGAACGACGGCCTCATCGCCTCCGCGCTGCTCGACCACATGGCCGCTACAGGCGTGAAGACCGTCGGTTTCATCGGCACCGCCGACCCCTACGGCGAGAACTGGGCCAAGGTGTTCGCCGAAGGCGCGGCGCAGAAGGGCATCAAGATCGTCGCCGACGAGCGCTTCCAGCGCCAGGACACCTCGGTCACCGCCCAGGCGCTCAAGGTGATCGGCACCCGGCCCGACGCCGTGCTGATCGCCGCGCCGGGCACGCCGGCGGTGCTGCCCCAACTGGCGCTGGTCGAGCGCGGCTACAAGGGCAAGTTCTACCAGACCCACGGTGCCGCGCTGCCCGACTTCCTGAAGCTCGGCGGCAAGAAGGTCGAAGGCACGATCCTCGCGGCCAGCCTGATGCTGGTGCTCGACCAGGTGCCCGACACGCACCCGTCCAAGACGATCGCCAGGAACTACGTCGCCGCCTACGAAAAGCTGTACGGCGCGGTCCCGGCGACCTTCGGCGGCAACGTCTTCGATGCCGGCCTGCTGCTCGAGAAGGCGATCCCGCTCGCGCTGGCCAAGGGCAAGCCGGGCACGGCCGAATTCCGCTCCGCCCTGCGCGACGCGCTCGAGCAGACGAGGGAACTGCCGGCCACCCAGGGCGTGTACAACATGACGCCGACCGACCACAGCGGTTTCGACGAGCGCGGCCGCGAGCTGATCACCGTCGTCAACGGCAACTGGTCGCTGCTGAAGTAA
- a CDS encoding PDR/VanB family oxidoreductase, protein MSEETIKVVVRRREEQGHGVLVLDLASAEGGALPPFEAGAHVDVHLGDGLVRQYSLAGTPADRSVYRLGILKDPKSRGGSVAAHERLREGTEIRIGVPRNHFPLAMDARHTVLVGGGIGITPMIAMAHALSDAGKSFELHYCGRTRAACAFLDELTAGAFADRVHPHFDDGGEAQRLDLGAVLGKADPGAHIYVCGPSGFMDWVIGEARRLGLPEARIHKEYFQVETDSSGGAFDVVARKSGKTVRVEEGQTIVDALAAVGIKIQVSCEQGVCGTCLCNVLEGVPDHRDIFLTDEEKADNDQMLLCCSRAKTETLVLDI, encoded by the coding sequence ATGTCCGAGGAAACGATCAAGGTCGTCGTGCGGCGACGCGAGGAACAGGGGCACGGCGTGCTGGTGCTCGACCTGGCCAGCGCGGAGGGCGGCGCATTGCCGCCGTTCGAGGCCGGCGCCCACGTCGACGTGCATCTGGGCGACGGGCTGGTGCGCCAGTATTCGCTCGCCGGCACGCCGGCCGACCGCAGCGTGTACCGCCTCGGCATCCTCAAGGACCCCAAGTCGCGCGGCGGCTCCGTCGCCGCCCACGAACGCCTGCGCGAGGGCACCGAGATCCGCATCGGCGTGCCGCGCAACCATTTCCCGCTGGCGATGGACGCACGCCACACCGTGCTCGTCGGCGGCGGCATCGGCATCACGCCGATGATCGCGATGGCGCATGCGCTGTCGGACGCCGGCAAATCCTTCGAACTGCACTACTGCGGCCGCACCCGCGCCGCCTGTGCCTTCCTCGACGAACTGACCGCCGGCGCGTTCGCCGACCGCGTGCATCCGCACTTCGACGACGGCGGCGAGGCGCAGCGCCTCGATCTCGGCGCCGTGCTGGGCAAGGCCGATCCGGGCGCGCACATCTACGTGTGCGGGCCGTCCGGCTTCATGGACTGGGTGATCGGCGAGGCGCGCAGGCTCGGCCTGCCCGAGGCGCGGATCCACAAGGAATACTTCCAGGTCGAGACCGACTCCAGCGGCGGCGCGTTCGACGTCGTCGCCAGGAAGAGCGGCAAGACCGTGCGCGTCGAGGAAGGCCAGACCATCGTTGACGCCCTGGCCGCCGTCGGCATCAAGATCCAGGTGTCGTGCGAGCAGGGCGTGTGCGGCACCTGCCTGTGCAACGTGCTGGAAGGCGTGCCCGACCACCGCGACATCTTCCTCACCGACGAGGAAAAGGCAGACAACGACCAGATGCTGTTGTGCTGCTCGCGGGCGAAGACGGAAACCCTGGTGCTGGACATCTGA
- a CDS encoding flavin reductase produces MVEINAFRDGMAMLASAVTVVTSGGPQGLAGFTATAVSSVTDQPPTLLVCMNRNSYAHPLFTGNGALCVNVLAAGQQSVSGLFADRNVTMDERFARVAWGALETGSPALDEALVSFDCRIVQTAEFGSHSVFFCEVEAIRHGAARDGLVYFDRNYHGVGDADVVAA; encoded by the coding sequence ATGGTCGAAATCAACGCCTTTCGCGACGGCATGGCCATGCTCGCCAGCGCGGTCACGGTCGTCACCAGCGGCGGGCCGCAAGGGCTGGCCGGCTTCACCGCCACCGCGGTGAGCAGCGTCACCGACCAGCCGCCGACGCTGCTGGTCTGCATGAACCGCAATTCCTACGCGCATCCGCTGTTCACCGGCAACGGCGCGCTCTGTGTGAACGTGCTCGCCGCCGGCCAGCAATCGGTGTCGGGCCTGTTCGCCGACCGCAACGTGACCATGGACGAGCGTTTCGCCCGCGTCGCCTGGGGCGCGCTGGAAACCGGCAGCCCGGCGCTGGACGAGGCGCTGGTCAGCTTCGACTGCCGCATCGTGCAGACGGCCGAGTTCGGCTCGCACAGCGTGTTCTTCTGCGAGGTCGAAGCCATCCGCCACGGCGCCGCGCGCGACGGGCTGGTGTATTTCGACCGCAACTACCACGGCGTCGGCGATGCCGACGTGGTCGCCGCCTGA
- a CDS encoding aromatic-ring-hydroxylating dioxygenase subunit beta — protein sequence MNTELITQVAAFIWQEADMLDHGEYAQWLESWTPDGLYIVPIDPQETDFANTLNYACDNADMREKRVARLGSGESISTSPVPRTVRDVSRFRVLANDGTSVTVRCAQNLREFRKDVLKHYTADVSFELVRSGGSFLIRRKIVRLINSTDTLQGIGYIL from the coding sequence ATGAACACCGAACTGATCACCCAAGTCGCCGCCTTCATCTGGCAGGAAGCCGACATGCTCGACCACGGCGAATACGCGCAGTGGCTGGAATCCTGGACCCCCGACGGCCTCTACATCGTGCCGATCGACCCGCAGGAGACCGACTTCGCCAACACGCTGAACTACGCCTGCGACAACGCCGACATGCGCGAGAAGCGCGTCGCGCGGCTGGGCAGCGGCGAATCGATCTCCACCTCGCCGGTGCCGCGCACCGTGCGCGACGTGTCGCGCTTCCGCGTGCTGGCCAACGACGGCACCAGCGTCACCGTGCGCTGCGCGCAGAACCTGCGCGAATTCCGCAAGGACGTGCTCAAGCACTACACCGCCGACGTCAGCTTCGAGCTGGTGCGCAGCGGCGGCAGCTTCCTGATCCGGCGCAAGATCGTCCGTCTCATCAACTCCACCGATACGCTGCAAGGTATCGGCTACATCCTGTAA
- a CDS encoding tautomerase family protein, with translation MPNLNVYVAEGHTVAQKAALLQRMTDAVVDSVGSPKESVRIFLIELPRAHVCVGGVTLLADELAGRPVPPGGPTVHAFLIAGRSDAQKEALIGGITRAIGETLAIPPDPVRVMIFDVASTDFGMKGVTAKSLGR, from the coding sequence ATGCCGAACCTCAACGTCTATGTCGCCGAAGGCCACACCGTCGCGCAGAAGGCCGCACTGCTGCAGCGCATGACCGATGCGGTGGTCGACAGCGTCGGATCGCCGAAGGAATCCGTGCGGATCTTCCTGATCGAGCTGCCGCGGGCGCACGTCTGCGTCGGCGGCGTCACGCTGCTGGCCGACGAACTGGCCGGCCGCCCGGTGCCGCCCGGCGGCCCCACCGTGCATGCGTTCCTGATCGCCGGCCGCAGCGATGCGCAGAAGGAAGCGCTGATCGGCGGCATCACGCGCGCGATCGGCGAAACGCTGGCGATCCCGCCCGATCCGGTGCGCGTCATGATCTTCGACGTCGCCAGTACCGATTTCGGCATGAAGGGGGTGACGGCGAAGTCGCTCGGACGCTGA